In Streptomyces qaidamensis, one DNA window encodes the following:
- a CDS encoding alpha/beta hydrolase → MTHVPPPFDPELAAALELIKDMISPGLAPDEIAEVRQGPGIQMLADLDLTMGGAFEVEDRQVPGPQGEPDISLLICRPAAAESAGPRPVIYHVHGGGMVIGNNRVGVDVPLAWAQALDAVVVSVEYRLAPEHPHPAPVEDVYAGLLWTADHAADIGADPDRIVIAGASAGGGLCAALALLTRDRKGPQPIGQVLMCPMLDDRNDTPSTYQMAGLGVWDRTANETGWTALLGSRRGGPDVPAYAAPARAEDLTGLPPAFLDVGSAETFRDEVVAYASRIWQAGGVAELHVWPGGFHGFDGFAPQAAVSQAARGAQVAWLRRLLGV, encoded by the coding sequence ATGACACACGTACCGCCCCCGTTCGACCCCGAACTCGCCGCCGCCCTGGAGCTGATCAAGGACATGATCAGCCCGGGGCTGGCCCCCGACGAGATCGCCGAGGTGCGCCAGGGCCCGGGCATCCAGATGCTGGCCGACCTGGACCTGACCATGGGCGGGGCGTTCGAGGTGGAGGACCGGCAGGTGCCCGGGCCGCAGGGTGAGCCGGACATCTCGCTGCTGATCTGCCGCCCGGCCGCGGCGGAGTCCGCCGGGCCGCGTCCCGTGATCTACCACGTGCACGGCGGCGGCATGGTCATCGGCAACAACCGGGTCGGGGTGGACGTACCGCTGGCGTGGGCGCAGGCTCTGGACGCCGTCGTGGTGTCCGTCGAGTACCGGCTGGCGCCGGAGCACCCGCATCCCGCGCCGGTCGAGGACGTGTACGCCGGGCTGCTGTGGACCGCGGATCACGCCGCCGACATCGGCGCCGACCCCGACCGGATCGTCATCGCGGGTGCGAGCGCCGGCGGCGGGCTGTGCGCGGCCCTGGCCCTGCTCACCCGGGACCGCAAGGGGCCCCAGCCGATCGGGCAGGTTCTGATGTGCCCGATGCTCGACGACCGCAACGACACGCCCTCCACGTACCAGATGGCGGGCCTCGGAGTGTGGGACCGCACCGCCAACGAGACCGGCTGGACCGCGCTGCTGGGCTCGCGCCGCGGTGGCCCCGACGTACCGGCGTACGCGGCTCCGGCCCGCGCCGAGGACCTGACGGGGCTGCCTCCGGCCTTCCTCGACGTCGGCTCGGCGGAGACCTTCCGGGACGAGGTCGTCGCCTACGCGTCGCGCATCTGGCAGGCCGGAGGGGTGGCCGAACTGCATGTGTGGCCGGGCGGCTTCCACGGTTTCGACGGGTTCGCGCCTCAGGCGGCGGTGTCGCAGGCGGCTCGCGGGGCGCAGGTGGCCTGGCTGCGGAGGCTGCTGGGGGTGTGA
- a CDS encoding serine/threonine-protein kinase, which produces MNAWAVPGYTESLELGSGASGRVVLAVHEETGVPVAVKYLSESLRTRPGFVHDFRAEARLLGGLGSPHVAGLYEYVESPDGAAIVMELVDGVPLRTLLRREGPLAPEAALVVLKGSLLGLADAHRVGVVHRDYKPENVLVAPDGSSKLVDFGIAVDAGTSAGVAGTPSYMAPEQWTGAPASPAADVYAATATFFECLTGHKPYAGDNLAELALRHVDAPVPAEETPEAVRELVRRGLAKDPAERPVQAEAFVSELEAIAGTAYGPDWEERGRGRLAALVALLPLLLPSARTGPRSTADTARTVLSRTPDPGPAHPWLPGRPGLIVSAAAVLIGALLTYGLPYDPGTAAQRAARALATTSAGTGAEPAASASPPPSPASPSATPSASDGASPSPTPSAPDPAATGTGAPPASATPPGGEETAAPGATATVATPTATTAAPPAGPAVKNVAVSAFRQTGPTTATATLGVTTDGPGPVSITVSWFTGNAAGQPGTPDGASQTFERSGATQYTLTVDHTFQTLGCYWTVQATTTPAAADGGASQELLTRRCDLR; this is translated from the coding sequence ATGAACGCATGGGCGGTGCCCGGGTACACCGAGTCGCTGGAGCTCGGGTCGGGGGCGAGCGGGCGGGTGGTCCTCGCCGTGCACGAGGAGACCGGTGTGCCGGTGGCCGTGAAGTACCTCAGCGAGTCGCTGCGCACCCGGCCGGGCTTCGTGCACGACTTCCGGGCGGAGGCGCGGCTGCTCGGCGGGCTGGGGAGCCCTCATGTCGCCGGGCTGTACGAGTACGTCGAGAGTCCGGACGGCGCCGCCATCGTGATGGAGCTGGTCGACGGCGTCCCGCTGCGCACGCTGCTCAGGAGGGAAGGCCCGCTCGCTCCCGAGGCCGCGCTCGTCGTCCTCAAGGGATCGCTGCTCGGTCTGGCCGACGCACACCGCGTCGGCGTCGTCCACCGCGACTACAAGCCGGAGAACGTCCTGGTCGCTCCGGACGGATCCTCCAAGCTGGTCGACTTCGGCATCGCGGTGGACGCGGGCACCAGCGCGGGCGTGGCGGGCACCCCGTCCTACATGGCCCCCGAGCAGTGGACCGGCGCACCCGCCTCCCCGGCCGCCGACGTGTACGCGGCCACGGCCACCTTCTTCGAGTGCCTGACAGGCCACAAGCCGTACGCGGGCGACAACCTCGCGGAGCTCGCGCTGCGACACGTCGACGCGCCCGTCCCCGCCGAAGAGACCCCGGAGGCGGTGCGGGAACTGGTGCGGCGCGGTCTGGCCAAGGACCCGGCGGAGCGGCCCGTACAGGCCGAGGCGTTCGTCTCCGAGCTGGAGGCGATCGCCGGCACCGCCTACGGCCCCGACTGGGAGGAACGCGGCCGGGGCAGGCTCGCCGCGCTGGTGGCCCTGCTGCCGCTGCTCCTGCCCTCGGCCCGCACCGGCCCCCGGAGCACCGCGGACACCGCCCGGACGGTGCTGAGCCGGACCCCGGACCCCGGCCCGGCGCACCCGTGGCTGCCCGGCCGCCCCGGGCTGATCGTGTCCGCCGCCGCCGTACTCATCGGGGCCCTCCTGACGTACGGACTGCCGTACGACCCGGGTACCGCGGCGCAGCGGGCGGCGCGGGCCCTGGCCACGACCAGCGCCGGGACCGGCGCGGAGCCGGCCGCCTCCGCCTCCCCGCCCCCTTCCCCCGCGTCCCCGTCCGCGACCCCCAGCGCGTCGGACGGCGCGTCGCCGTCCCCCACTCCGTCGGCCCCGGACCCCGCGGCCACCGGAACCGGCGCGCCTCCGGCCTCGGCCACCCCGCCCGGCGGCGAGGAGACGGCCGCGCCCGGCGCGACGGCCACCGTCGCGACGCCGACGGCCACCACCGCGGCCCCGCCCGCCGGTCCCGCCGTCAAGAACGTCGCCGTGTCGGCCTTCCGGCAGACGGGCCCCACGACGGCCACGGCGACCCTCGGCGTCACCACGGACGGTCCCGGCCCGGTCTCCATCACCGTCTCCTGGTTCACGGGAAACGCGGCGGGGCAGCCGGGCACCCCGGACGGCGCGTCACAGACCTTCGAGCGCAGCGGCGCCACCCAGTACACGCTCACCGTCGACCACACCTTCCAGACCCTCGGCTGCTACTGGACGGTGCAGGCCACCACGACCCCCGCCGCCGCCGACGGCGGCGCCTCGCAGGAGCTCCTGACCAGGCGGTGCGACCTGAGATGA
- a CDS encoding LysR family transcriptional regulator, whose protein sequence is MIDLRRLHVLRAVAHYGTVTAAARALHFTPSAASQQVRQLARDLGVDLLEPQGRGVRLTPAAESLLAHADAIQARWDQAELDLRADHGAPSGVLRVTGFPVAVSVLLAPMAARLGERHPRLSVRITEAGVPASFDLLFEGGTDLAVVEATPHNPPLSDARFDQQPLLDDPFDLVVPEGHRLAGRARVDLAEAAREAWIAPVEDSPCRPHVLSACGAAGFTPEVVHHALDWNVSAHLVAHRLGVALIPRLAHLTPHLPIARVRCTGNPHRKLLTCTRGGGHARPAVAAALEELRALAPTTVA, encoded by the coding sequence ATGATTGACCTGCGCCGACTGCACGTCCTGAGGGCGGTCGCCCACTACGGCACGGTCACCGCGGCCGCCCGGGCCCTGCACTTCACCCCGTCCGCCGCCTCCCAGCAGGTCCGGCAGCTCGCCCGGGACCTGGGCGTCGACCTGCTGGAGCCGCAGGGGCGCGGGGTGCGGCTCACCCCGGCCGCCGAGAGCCTGCTCGCGCACGCCGACGCCATCCAGGCCCGTTGGGACCAGGCGGAACTGGATCTGCGGGCCGACCACGGGGCGCCCTCCGGTGTGTTGCGCGTGACCGGCTTCCCGGTGGCCGTCTCGGTACTGCTGGCGCCGATGGCAGCCCGGCTGGGGGAGCGGCATCCGCGGCTGTCCGTCCGGATCACCGAGGCGGGCGTTCCGGCGAGTTTCGACCTGCTCTTCGAGGGCGGCACCGACCTGGCCGTCGTCGAGGCGACTCCGCACAACCCGCCGCTGAGCGACGCGCGGTTCGACCAGCAGCCGCTGCTCGACGACCCGTTCGACCTGGTCGTACCCGAGGGGCACCGGCTGGCGGGGCGGGCCCGGGTCGATCTCGCCGAGGCCGCGCGGGAGGCGTGGATCGCGCCGGTGGAGGACAGTCCCTGCCGTCCGCACGTCCTGTCCGCCTGCGGCGCGGCCGGGTTCACCCCCGAGGTCGTCCACCACGCCCTCGACTGGAACGTCAGCGCCCACCTCGTGGCCCACCGGCTCGGCGTCGCCCTCATCCCGCGCCTGGCCCATCTGACCCCGCACCTGCCGATCGCCCGGGTGCGCTGCACCGGCAACCCCCACCGCAAGCTCCTGACCTGCACCCGGGGCGGCGGGCACGCCCGGCCCGCGGTGGCGGCGGCACTGGAGGAGCTGCGGGCCCTCGCGCCCACGACGGTTGCCTGA
- a CDS encoding NAD(P)H-dependent oxidoreductase, whose protein sequence is MSVRILALVGSLRAGSHNRQLAEAAVKLAPEGAEVNLYEGLAEVPFYNEDIDVEGSLPAAAARLREAANTADGLILFTPEYNGTIPAVLKNAIDWLSRPYGAGALSGKPVVVVGTAFGQYGGVWAHDETRKSVGVAGGKVLEDVKLSIPGSMTRFAETHPADDAEVAQQLTEVIARLHGDVSEAAAA, encoded by the coding sequence ATGTCCGTTCGTATCCTCGCCCTCGTCGGCAGCCTCCGTGCCGGTTCGCACAACCGCCAGCTCGCCGAGGCGGCCGTCAAGCTCGCCCCCGAAGGCGCCGAGGTGAACCTGTACGAGGGTCTGGCCGAGGTTCCCTTCTACAACGAGGACATCGACGTGGAGGGCAGCCTCCCGGCCGCCGCCGCGCGGCTGCGTGAGGCCGCGAACACCGCGGACGGCCTGATCCTCTTCACCCCCGAGTACAACGGCACCATCCCGGCCGTCCTGAAGAACGCCATCGACTGGCTGTCCCGCCCGTACGGCGCCGGCGCCCTCAGCGGCAAGCCGGTCGTCGTGGTCGGCACCGCCTTCGGCCAGTACGGCGGCGTCTGGGCGCACGACGAGACCCGCAAGTCCGTGGGCGTGGCCGGCGGCAAGGTCCTGGAGGACGTCAAGCTGTCCATCCCCGGCTCGATGACCCGCTTCGCCGAGACCCACCCGGCCGACGACGCCGAGGTCGCCCAGCAGCTGACCGAGGTCATCGCCCGGCTGCACGGTGATGTCTCGGAGGCCGCCGCGGCCTGA
- a CDS encoding TetR/AcrR family transcriptional regulator: MSAVPPPVPTPQEPVGHPELVQLGVALEGDEPCLRADAARNRARLLEAAGRLVAERGAEAVTMEAVAAEARVGKGTVFRRFGDRTGLLTALLDHSEKKFQASFLGGPPPLGPGAPPVERLRAFGCAMLRRSAEDLELQLAAEPCASRRFTNPARSVLRHHVVMLLRQAVPHADCELLSHALMGQLDPALIHHLTKQRGLPMARLEEAWSDLVDRVTGTAPTG, translated from the coding sequence ATGTCCGCCGTCCCGCCCCCCGTTCCGACGCCCCAGGAGCCCGTCGGCCACCCCGAGCTGGTGCAGCTGGGGGTCGCCCTGGAAGGAGACGAGCCGTGCCTGCGGGCCGACGCCGCACGTAACCGCGCCCGGCTGCTGGAGGCCGCCGGACGGCTGGTGGCGGAGCGCGGCGCGGAGGCCGTCACGATGGAGGCGGTGGCAGCGGAGGCGCGCGTCGGCAAGGGCACGGTCTTCCGCAGGTTCGGCGACCGTACCGGCCTCCTGACGGCGCTGCTCGACCACTCGGAGAAGAAGTTCCAGGCCTCCTTCCTCGGCGGCCCGCCACCGCTCGGGCCCGGAGCGCCGCCCGTGGAGCGGCTGCGGGCGTTCGGCTGTGCGATGCTGCGCCGGTCGGCCGAGGACCTGGAGCTCCAGCTGGCCGCCGAGCCGTGCGCGTCCCGCCGCTTCACCAACCCGGCCCGCAGCGTGCTGCGCCACCACGTCGTCATGCTGCTGCGGCAGGCGGTCCCGCACGCCGACTGCGAGTTGCTCTCCCACGCGCTGATGGGGCAGCTCGACCCGGCCCTGATACACCACCTGACCAAGCAGCGCGGTCTGCCCATGGCCCGTCTGGAGGAGGCGTGGAGCGATCTGGTCGACCGGGTGACGGGTACGGCCCCGACCGGCTGA